One Brachyspira pilosicoli P43/6/78 genomic window carries:
- the rpsD gene encoding 30S ribosomal protein S4, whose amino-acid sequence MARYRDASCRLCRREKMKLMLKGERCLTAKCAITKKREVPGPTNRKMKQLSEYGIQMREKQKVKRIYGILEKQFRNYYHEANRVAGVTGENLLRLLELRLDNVVYRLGLAKSRAQARQFVQHGFINVNGKTMSVPSYSMKVGDKVSFSQRGNSITQVKELLDGLKSEYVPAWLSLDLSAKQGEIVTLPIREHIEYPINEQLIIEYYSK is encoded by the coding sequence ATGGCTAGATATAGAGATGCAAGTTGCAGATTATGCCGTCGTGAAAAAATGAAACTTATGCTTAAAGGCGAGAGATGTCTTACGGCTAAATGTGCTATAACAAAAAAGAGAGAAGTTCCAGGTCCTACTAACCGTAAAATGAAACAATTGTCAGAATACGGTATTCAGATGAGAGAAAAACAAAAAGTTAAACGTATTTATGGAATATTAGAAAAACAATTCAGAAACTATTATCATGAGGCTAACCGTGTAGCTGGTGTTACTGGTGAAAACTTGCTCAGATTATTAGAGCTTCGCCTTGATAATGTTGTTTATAGACTTGGTCTTGCTAAAAGCAGAGCTCAGGCTAGACAATTCGTACAACATGGTTTCATTAATGTTAATGGAAAAACTATGTCTGTACCTTCTTATAGTATGAAAGTTGGAGATAAGGTTTCTTTCTCTCAGAGAGGAAATTCTATTACTCAAGTAAAAGAATTGCTTGATGGTTTAAAAAGTGAATATGTTCCTGCTTGGTTAAGTTTAGATTTGTCTGCTAAACAAGGTGAAATAGTAACATTACCAATAAGAGAGCATATAGAGTATCCTATTAATGAACAGCTCATTATTGAGTATTATTCTAAGTAA
- a CDS encoding DNA-directed RNA polymerase subunit alpha, producing MALKEILESIRHPHRVTFEARDLTPNYGKFVAQPFERGYATTIGNALRRVLLSSIPGYAITAIKIDGVTNEFENVPGMKEDTIVMIMHLKNVVVALPENVDAKTIHIKKEGPCTVTAADFASADADVSVFNPEHHIATIAEGYTFEMDVQIESGYNYVPAEVNMELLEDVNAIAIDAIYSPIVSVKFAVDDVRVGQRINYYGKLTLEIETKGNIAPEKALSWAAKLLRDNLTPFMLPEEANGDDEKIEETPKDSVLDSLKDKHVEEVEFSVRTANFLISSDLKTLDKVALKTDADLLRLIGANEMIIEEIKEKLAEYNAHLGMRG from the coding sequence ATGGCATTAAAAGAAATATTAGAATCTATTAGACATCCGCATAGAGTTACATTTGAAGCTAGAGATTTAACTCCTAATTATGGTAAATTTGTAGCACAGCCTTTTGAAAGAGGATATGCCACTACTATTGGAAATGCTCTAAGAAGAGTATTATTATCATCTATACCTGGATATGCTATCACTGCTATCAAAATAGATGGCGTTACTAATGAATTTGAAAATGTTCCTGGTATGAAAGAAGACACAATAGTGATGATTATGCATCTTAAAAATGTTGTGGTAGCTCTTCCTGAAAATGTTGATGCTAAAACTATACATATTAAAAAAGAAGGTCCTTGTACAGTTACTGCTGCTGATTTCGCTTCTGCTGATGCTGATGTATCTGTATTTAATCCTGAACATCATATTGCTACTATAGCTGAAGGTTATACTTTTGAAATGGATGTTCAGATAGAATCAGGTTATAACTATGTGCCTGCTGAAGTTAATATGGAGTTGCTTGAAGATGTGAATGCTATAGCTATAGATGCTATATATTCTCCTATAGTAAGTGTGAAATTTGCTGTTGATGATGTTAGAGTGGGTCAGCGTATAAATTATTATGGTAAACTTACTTTAGAAATAGAAACTAAAGGTAATATTGCCCCTGAAAAAGCTCTATCTTGGGCAGCTAAATTACTTAGAGATAATCTCACTCCTTTTATGCTTCCTGAAGAGGCTAATGGTGATGATGAAAAAATCGAAGAAACTCCTAAAGATTCTGTACTTGATTCTTTAAAAGATAAACATGTTGAAGAAGTTGAGTTTTCTGTTAGAACTGCTAATTTCTTGATATCTTCTGATCTTAAAACTTTAGATAAAGTTGCTCTTAAAACTGATGCTGATTTGTTAAGATTAATTGGTGCTAATGAAATGATTATAGAAGAGATTAAAGAAAAGCTTGCAGAATATAATGCTCATCTTGGTATGAGAGGCTAA
- the infA gene encoding translation initiation factor IF-1, with protein MAEKENIEVEGTVVEPLPNATFRVELENGHKILAHISGKMRMNFIRILPGDKVTIEMSPYDLTKGRIIYRYK; from the coding sequence ATGGCAGAGAAAGAAAATATAGAGGTAGAAGGTACAGTAGTAGAGCCTCTTCCTAATGCTACTTTCAGAGTAGAGTTAGAGAATGGTCATAAGATATTGGCACATATTTCTGGAAAGATGCGTATGAACTTTATTCGTATACTTCCTGGAGATAAGGTAACTATAGAAATGTCGCCCTACGATTTAACAAAGGGTAGAATAATTTATCGTTATAAGTAA
- the rplF gene encoding 50S ribosomal protein L6, protein MSRLSNKPIAIPQGVEVKIDGHKVVVKGKRGELTREFFDYIILELENNSLWVKPPKIDSTDEEAIKENKAKYSAKLGLVWKLISNMIEGVNTGYKKVLQLEGTGYRSNVQGDTLTLQLGFSSDVKMKIPEGIKVTVEKDTKIIIEGNDKEKVGELAMNIKKKRPVEPYKGKGVRFEGEYVKMKESKKAAK, encoded by the coding sequence ATGAGTAGATTATCAAATAAGCCTATAGCGATTCCTCAAGGCGTTGAAGTAAAAATTGACGGCCACAAAGTAGTCGTAAAAGGTAAAAGAGGGGAGTTGACAAGAGAGTTTTTTGATTATATAATACTTGAACTTGAAAATAATTCTCTTTGGGTTAAACCTCCTAAGATTGATAGCACTGATGAAGAAGCTATAAAAGAAAATAAAGCTAAGTATTCTGCTAAATTAGGTTTAGTTTGGAAACTTATTTCTAACATGATAGAAGGTGTTAATACTGGTTATAAAAAAGTATTACAATTAGAAGGTACAGGTTACCGTTCTAATGTTCAGGGAGATACTTTAACATTACAATTAGGTTTCTCTAGTGATGTAAAAATGAAAATCCCTGAGGGTATCAAAGTAACAGTAGAAAAAGACACTAAAATCATTATAGAAGGTAATGATAAAGAGAAAGTAGGCGAACTCGCTATGAATATTAAAAAGAAAAGACCTGTTGAGCCTTATAAAGGTAAAGGTGTAAGATTTGAAGGCGAGTATGTTAAAATGAAAGAAAGTAAAAAAGCTGCTAAGTAA
- the rpmJ gene encoding 50S ribosomal protein L36, with amino-acid sequence MKVKSSVKKRCNDCQIVRRKGVVRVICKKNPRHKQKQK; translated from the coding sequence ATGAAAGTAAAAAGTTCGGTAAAAAAACGTTGTAATGACTGTCAAATAGTAAGAAGAAAAGGCGTAGTTAGAGTCATATGTAAGAAAAACCCAAGACATAAACAAAAACAGAAGTAA
- the rplR gene encoding 50S ribosomal protein L18, which yields MSLREKIKAQRERRKRSIRIKIEGSSKRPRLTVYKSLKYVSAQIIDDSKGLTLVSASSQEKDLKSGKNVDIAKEIGKVLATRAKEKNISEVVFDRNGYIYHGKIKSLADGAREAGLKF from the coding sequence ATGAGTTTAAGAGAAAAAATTAAAGCTCAACGTGAAAGAAGAAAGAGAAGTATACGTATAAAAATAGAAGGAAGTTCAAAGCGTCCTAGACTTACAGTTTATAAAAGTCTTAAATATGTATCTGCTCAAATAATAGATGATAGTAAAGGATTAACTTTAGTATCAGCATCTTCTCAAGAGAAAGATTTAAAAAGCGGTAAAAATGTAGATATAGCTAAAGAGATAGGTAAAGTATTAGCTACTAGAGCAAAAGAAAAAAATATTAGTGAAGTAGTGTTTGATAGAAACGGCTATATATATCATGGAAAAATAAAATCCTTAGCTGACGGTGCTCGTGAAGCAGGATTGAAATTTTAA
- a CDS encoding type Z 30S ribosomal protein S14, translated as MARLALKVKATKKQKYKTRQYNRCPICGRPRAYIRQYKMCRICFRDLANKGLIPGVTKSSW; from the coding sequence ATGGCTAGATTGGCACTTAAAGTTAAAGCTACAAAAAAACAAAAATATAAAACAAGACAATATAATCGCTGCCCTATATGTGGAAGACCTCGTGCTTATATAAGACAGTATAAAATGTGTAGAATCTGTTTTAGAGATTTAGCAAATAAAGGTTTAATTCCGGGCGTAACTAAGTCTAGTTGGTAA
- the rplO gene encoding 50S ribosomal protein L15, which translates to MAQENTKILRAPKGSSKNRHRVGRGQGSGWGCTAGRGDKGAQSRAGYSRRAGFEGGQMPLHRRIPKSGFTNAAFKKSVDVINVGDLDSLGSNEISREALVKLGYLSSTKDYIKLLSMGEVKSAITITVDLASKKAIEKIEKSGGKVIIHERKKYIREKK; encoded by the coding sequence ATGGCACAGGAAAATACAAAAATATTAAGAGCTCCAAAAGGATCGAGCAAAAATCGTCATAGAGTAGGACGCGGACAAGGTTCTGGTTGGGGTTGTACTGCAGGAAGAGGTGATAAAGGTGCTCAGTCTCGTGCAGGTTACAGCAGAAGAGCTGGTTTTGAAGGCGGACAGATGCCTTTACATAGAAGAATTCCTAAAAGCGGTTTCACTAATGCTGCTTTCAAAAAGTCTGTAGATGTTATCAATGTTGGAGACTTAGATTCATTAGGTTCTAACGAAATATCTAGAGAAGCTTTAGTTAAATTAGGTTATTTATCTTCTACTAAAGATTATATAAAACTTCTTTCTATGGGTGAAGTAAAAAGTGCTATTACTATTACCGTTGATCTTGCTAGCAAAAAAGCTATAGAAAAGATTGAAAAATCTGGCGGTAAAGTTATAATACATGAACGTAAAAAATATATTAGAGAAAAGAAATAA
- the rpsM gene encoding 30S ribosomal protein S13 — MARLMGVEIRNNKRIEIALTDIYGIGRTLAHVICDKANIDYSIKAKDLTDAQITALRDAIEATTKVEGDLRTELFNNIKRLKDIHSYRGMRHIKRLPVRGQRTRTNSRNARGGGARKAIAGKKKAPGKK; from the coding sequence ATGGCACGTTTAATGGGTGTTGAAATAAGAAATAATAAAAGAATAGAAATCGCCCTAACAGATATATATGGTATAGGACGTACTTTAGCACATGTAATTTGTGATAAGGCTAATATAGATTATTCTATTAAAGCTAAAGACCTTACAGATGCTCAAATTACAGCTTTAAGAGATGCAATAGAAGCCACAACTAAAGTGGAAGGAGATTTGCGTACAGAGCTTTTTAATAATATTAAACGTTTAAAAGATATTCACTCATATCGCGGAATGCGTCATATAAAAAGACTTCCAGTACGCGGACAAAGAACAAGAACTAACTCTCGTAACGCTAGAGGTGGCGGAGCTAGAAAAGCTATAGCTGGTAAGAAAAAAGCACCAGGTAAGAAGTAA
- the rpsH gene encoding 30S ribosomal protein S8 encodes MSVHDPIADALTVIRNGCRAKKENVTIPFSTKMENILAILKKEGYINDFKKVEVKDKNFFRIEIDLKYYEGNSVIEGIQRVSTPGLRVYTSVDTIPQVKNGFGISVISTSKGVMTDKEARKEKVGGEVLCYVW; translated from the coding sequence ATGAGCGTACATGATCCAATAGCAGATGCTTTAACTGTGATTAGAAATGGTTGTAGAGCAAAAAAAGAGAATGTAACTATACCTTTTTCTACAAAAATGGAAAATATACTTGCAATTTTGAAAAAAGAAGGGTATATTAATGACTTCAAAAAAGTAGAAGTAAAAGATAAAAATTTCTTCCGCATAGAAATAGATTTGAAATATTATGAGGGAAATTCTGTTATAGAAGGTATTCAAAGAGTATCAACTCCAGGTCTTAGAGTTTATACATCAGTAGATACTATTCCTCAAGTAAAAAATGGTTTCGGTATATCTGTAATCTCTACTAGTAAAGGTGTAATGACTGATAAAGAAGCTAGAAAAGAGAAAGTTGGCGGCGAAGTTTTATGTTATGTATGGTAA
- the rpmD gene encoding 50S ribosomal protein L30 encodes MAKVVITLVKSPIGYEKSQRDTVVALGFKKRRRVVEHEATPQINGMINKISHLLKVEYK; translated from the coding sequence ATGGCTAAAGTTGTAATAACATTAGTTAAATCTCCTATAGGCTATGAAAAGTCTCAAAGAGATACTGTTGTAGCTTTAGGTTTCAAAAAGAGAAGAAGAGTTGTAGAACACGAAGCAACTCCTCAAATAAATGGAATGATTAATAAAATATCACATCTTTTAAAAGTAGAGTATAAGTGA
- the rpsK gene encoding 30S ribosomal protein S11, with translation MATQKGKKTLKDKKIKKDRKVEAFGIVHIKASFNNTIVTITDRNGDTLSWASAGLDGEYKSSKKSTPFAAQVASEKASKKAYEMGVREVEVYVKGPGMGRESSIRAVEAAGLKVKLIKDVTPMPHNGCRPQKRRRI, from the coding sequence GTGGCTACTCAAAAAGGTAAAAAAACACTAAAAGATAAAAAAATAAAAAAAGATAGAAAAGTAGAAGCTTTTGGTATAGTGCATATAAAAGCTAGCTTTAATAATACAATAGTTACTATCACTGATAGAAACGGTGATACTTTATCTTGGGCTAGTGCTGGCTTAGATGGAGAATATAAAAGTAGTAAAAAATCTACTCCATTTGCTGCACAGGTTGCTAGTGAGAAGGCATCTAAAAAAGCTTATGAGATGGGTGTAAGAGAAGTTGAAGTTTATGTAAAAGGTCCTGGTATGGGTAGAGAAAGCTCAATCAGAGCTGTAGAAGCTGCAGGATTAAAAGTAAAACTTATTAAGGATGTTACACCAATGCCTCATAATGGTTGCCGTCCTCAAAAAAGAAGAAGAATATAA
- the rplE gene encoding 50S ribosomal protein L5, with amino-acid sequence MSVLKDRYEKEIRQSLLKDMNLSSSMAIPKIEKIIINMGITQAVTDKKYVDSAVEELSQIAGQRAVITRAKKSIANFKLRQGMPIGCRVTLRGERMYDFLERLIFIALPRVRDFQGIPRRGFDGRGNYNLGIKEHIIFPEISFDKTDAVKGLNITIVTTADNDDMARTLLERIGLPFRAAPKSQENK; translated from the coding sequence ATGTCAGTATTAAAAGATAGATATGAAAAAGAAATAAGACAATCTTTATTAAAAGATATGAATTTAAGCTCCTCTATGGCTATACCTAAAATAGAGAAAATTATTATCAATATGGGTATTACTCAAGCTGTAACAGATAAAAAATATGTTGACTCTGCTGTAGAAGAACTAAGTCAAATAGCAGGTCAGAGAGCTGTTATCACTAGAGCTAAAAAGTCTATAGCTAACTTCAAATTAAGACAAGGTATGCCTATAGGTTGTAGAGTAACTTTGAGAGGAGAAAGAATGTATGACTTCTTGGAAAGGTTAATATTTATAGCTTTACCAAGAGTAAGAGACTTCCAAGGTATTCCTAGAAGAGGTTTTGACGGAAGAGGTAATTACAATTTAGGTATAAAAGAGCATATTATATTCCCAGAAATAAGTTTCGACAAAACAGATGCTGTTAAGGGATTAAATATAACAATAGTAACAACTGCAGATAATGACGATATGGCTCGCACTTTATTAGAACGTATAGGTTTGCCATTTCGTGCTGCACCTAAAAGTCAGGAGAATAAATAA
- the rplQ gene encoding 50S ribosomal protein L17 translates to MRHRVTVKKFNKTSAHKKAMFNNMITSLFKYEKIETTKEKGRALKQLADKLIYRAKVDNVHNRRLVSKYVKDKAILAKLFKDIAPKYANKNGGFVRKILSYKRFGDGADMCIVMLCDSDSSSANKTEAK, encoded by the coding sequence ATGAGACATAGAGTTACTGTTAAAAAATTTAATAAAACTAGTGCCCACAAAAAGGCTATGTTTAACAATATGATAACTTCTCTTTTCAAATATGAGAAAATTGAAACTACTAAAGAGAAAGGTAGAGCTTTAAAACAATTAGCTGATAAGTTAATTTATAGAGCTAAAGTTGATAATGTTCATAATAGAAGATTAGTTTCTAAATATGTAAAAGATAAAGCAATACTTGCTAAACTTTTCAAAGATATCGCTCCTAAATATGCTAACAAAAATGGCGGATTTGTAAGAAAAATCTTATCATACAAAAGATTTGGTGATGGAGCTGATATGTGTATTGTGATGTTATGCGATTCTGATAGCTCATCTGCTAATAAAACTGAAGCAAAATAA
- the secY gene encoding preprotein translocase subunit SecY, with protein sequence MFKSLTNIFRVPELRSRILFTVLAILVYRIGSHIPTPGIDPTALLGFLSSAQGGGGLLTIMDLFSGGALFRFSILALGIMPYISASIIMQLLGVVIPALERMQKEGESGRKKINQYVRYLTLGLCVVQSAAMASWIQSINEGAMIFMRPGLGFILLVVITATTGTMFLMWLGDQITERGLGNGISVIIFAGIVARIPAGFYDVIQKKDTDYLNSLVIVLFFIIFAIVIFCVVYEESGQRRIPVQYAKRVVGRKVFGAQSTHIPFKINPSGVIPIIFASALMAIPAQIASLTRGVQWRWLDALLRFFSYGSWAYIILYCLLVIMFAYVYTSVQFNPDDIAENLKKQGGFIPGYRPGTQTAEYLKTVLSRITIGGSLFLAAIAVFPDLMSKIPVFAPFKGTNNSLVYLMGGTSVMISVSVAVELLKQIESYLQMHNYDGILKKSKVRR encoded by the coding sequence ATGTTTAAGTCATTAACTAATATATTTAGAGTACCAGAATTAAGAAGCAGGATACTGTTTACAGTTCTTGCTATTTTGGTATATAGAATAGGCAGTCATATTCCAACTCCAGGTATAGACCCAACTGCTCTTTTGGGCTTTTTATCATCAGCTCAAGGCGGCGGCGGTCTTTTAACTATTATGGATTTATTTTCTGGCGGTGCTTTGTTTAGATTTTCTATATTAGCACTTGGAATTATGCCTTATATATCCGCTTCTATCATCATGCAGCTTTTAGGTGTTGTTATACCAGCACTTGAGAGAATGCAAAAAGAAGGTGAAAGCGGTCGTAAAAAAATTAACCAATATGTTAGATATCTAACACTTGGTCTTTGTGTGGTTCAATCTGCAGCTATGGCTAGCTGGATTCAAAGTATAAATGAAGGTGCTATGATATTTATGAGACCTGGTTTAGGTTTTATACTTCTCGTAGTGATTACAGCTACTACTGGTACCATGTTCTTAATGTGGCTAGGTGACCAAATTACAGAACGCGGCCTTGGTAATGGTATATCTGTAATAATTTTCGCTGGTATTGTTGCTCGTATTCCTGCAGGATTCTATGATGTTATACAGAAAAAAGATACTGATTACTTAAACTCATTAGTAATAGTTCTTTTCTTTATAATATTTGCTATAGTGATATTCTGCGTAGTTTATGAAGAAAGCGGACAAAGAAGAATACCTGTTCAATATGCTAAGAGAGTTGTAGGAAGAAAGGTTTTTGGTGCACAATCTACTCATATACCTTTCAAGATTAACCCATCTGGCGTTATACCTATAATATTCGCATCTGCTTTGATGGCTATTCCAGCACAGATTGCTAGTTTAACAAGAGGTGTTCAATGGAGATGGTTGGACGCTTTGCTTAGATTTTTCTCTTATGGAAGCTGGGCTTATATAATTCTTTATTGTCTTTTGGTTATTATGTTTGCCTATGTTTATACATCTGTACAATTTAATCCAGATGATATAGCAGAGAATCTTAAAAAACAAGGCGGATTTATTCCTGGTTACAGACCTGGTACACAAACTGCTGAATATCTTAAAACAGTATTAAGCAGAATAACAATAGGCGGTTCATTATTCTTGGCTGCTATTGCTGTGTTCCCAGATTTAATGTCTAAGATTCCTGTATTTGCTCCTTTCAAAGGAACTAACAATTCTTTGGTTTATTTGATGGGCGGTACATCTGTAATGATTAGTGTAAGTGTTGCTGTTGAATTATTAAAACAAATAGAGTCTTACTTGCAGATGCATAACTATGATGGTATATTGAAGAAGTCTAAGGTGAGAAGGTAA
- the rpsE gene encoding 30S ribosomal protein S5: protein MAHDNNEEKSMFEERLITLNRVAKVMKGGRRFRFAALMVLGDKNGHVGLGYGKANEVPDAIRKAIEQAKKNMIEVNLKGETIPHNTVGVFRSSRIIMKPASKGTGVISGGPARAVLELAGVKNILSKSLGNNNSMNLAKATFEGLKSLQTVQDMANKRGISVDQIYGRAE, encoded by the coding sequence TTGGCACACGATAATAACGAAGAAAAAAGTATGTTTGAAGAGCGTCTAATAACTTTAAACAGAGTAGCTAAAGTTATGAAAGGTGGAAGACGTTTTAGATTTGCAGCTTTAATGGTTTTAGGTGATAAAAACGGACATGTTGGTTTAGGTTACGGTAAAGCTAATGAAGTACCTGATGCTATAAGAAAAGCTATAGAACAGGCTAAAAAGAATATGATAGAAGTTAACCTTAAAGGTGAAACTATTCCTCATAATACAGTTGGTGTATTTAGAAGCAGCAGAATAATAATGAAACCAGCTTCTAAAGGTACTGGAGTTATTTCAGGCGGTCCTGCACGTGCTGTATTAGAATTAGCAGGTGTAAAAAATATTCTTTCAAAATCTTTAGGTAATAACAATTCTATGAACTTAGCTAAAGCTACTTTTGAAGGTTTAAAATCTTTACAAACTGTTCAAGATATGGCTAATAAAAGAGGAATTAGTGTTGACCAGATTTATGGGAGGGCTGAATAA
- the rplX gene encoding 50S ribosomal protein L24, whose amino-acid sequence MIKKKDFSNTKYKIKKGDTVEVIAGEQSGERGEVLSIDRAKGRAFVKNINMIKKTMPKSQENQKGGIVEKEASIHISNLMLVDKGGKTTRVGRKEVDGKLKRYAKKSGEVLDK is encoded by the coding sequence ATGATAAAGAAAAAAGATTTTAGTAATACAAAATACAAAATAAAAAAAGGCGATACTGTTGAAGTGATAGCTGGAGAACAGAGTGGAGAACGCGGTGAAGTATTGTCTATAGACAGAGCAAAGGGAAGAGCTTTCGTAAAGAATATTAACATGATTAAAAAAACTATGCCTAAAAGTCAAGAGAATCAAAAAGGCGGTATAGTTGAGAAAGAAGCTTCTATACATATATCTAATCTTATGTTGGTTGACAAAGGCGGTAAAACTACTAGGGTTGGAAGAAAAGAAGTTGATGGAAAATTAAAAAGATATGCTAAAAAATCAGGCGAAGTTCTTGATAAGTAA